The following coding sequences are from one Ramlibacter henchirensis window:
- a CDS encoding DEAD/DEAH box helicase has protein sequence MTFEELKLAPAILKAVREQGYDTPTPIQAQAIPAVLEGHDLLGGAQTGTGKTAAFTLPMLHKLTNGRSKTNKFGVDGIAALVLTPTRELAAQVEESVRTYGKYLPLTSTVIFGGVGMNPQVDRMKRGVDILVATPGRLLDLQQQGFMDLSTVEMLVLDEADRMLDMGFLPDVKKVLNLLPREKQSLLFSATFSDEIRDLANSLLREPRSIQVTPRNTTVQRITQVVHPVSRAKKKQLLAHIIQEHDWSQVLVFTRTKFGANHVAEFLAKQGITAMALHGNKSQGARTQALAGFKSGEIRALVATDIAARGIDIDDLPHVVNFEIPNVPEDYVHRIGRTGRAGREGQAVSLVCLDEEGFMQEIERFTKAEIAVHPVEGFGPESGEKAEPIAMGRQTLWGGAGRPPSREVMNAAAKAARQEMMQRIRENKAGNGPRKPADGEARAPRNGSGNGAGNGQQRAKPVNGGRPPVNGHNGHNGFNGQTGGQRPPQHQARPDRALDADRDDREDGEERVPRNVDPLRTSLPTRRDMTGVRRTSNNGQPDPTRTSIDSMGASNRGNGGGGNRNRNRGGGGGGGGGGYGARGNQNRRYG, from the coding sequence ATGACATTTGAAGAACTGAAACTGGCACCGGCCATCCTCAAGGCGGTGCGCGAGCAGGGCTACGACACGCCCACCCCCATCCAGGCCCAGGCCATCCCGGCCGTGCTCGAAGGCCACGACCTCCTCGGCGGCGCCCAGACCGGCACCGGCAAGACCGCCGCCTTCACCCTGCCGATGCTGCACAAGCTCACCAATGGGCGGAGCAAGACGAACAAGTTCGGCGTCGACGGCATCGCCGCCCTCGTGCTCACGCCCACGCGTGAACTGGCGGCGCAGGTGGAAGAGTCCGTGCGCACCTACGGCAAGTACCTGCCGCTGACCTCCACCGTGATCTTCGGCGGCGTGGGCATGAACCCGCAGGTCGACCGCATGAAGCGCGGCGTCGACATCCTCGTCGCCACGCCCGGCCGGCTGCTGGACTTGCAGCAGCAGGGCTTCATGGACCTGTCGACCGTGGAGATGCTCGTGCTCGACGAAGCCGACCGGATGCTGGACATGGGCTTCCTGCCGGACGTCAAGAAGGTGCTGAACCTGCTGCCGCGCGAGAAGCAGAGCCTGCTGTTCTCGGCGACCTTCAGCGACGAAATTCGTGACCTCGCAAACTCTTTGTTACGAGAGCCCCGTAGCATCCAGGTCACACCGCGCAACACCACGGTGCAGCGCATCACCCAGGTCGTCCATCCGGTCAGCCGTGCGAAGAAGAAGCAGCTGCTCGCGCACATCATCCAGGAGCACGACTGGAGCCAGGTGCTGGTGTTCACCCGCACCAAATTCGGCGCCAACCACGTGGCCGAGTTCCTGGCCAAGCAGGGCATCACCGCGATGGCGCTGCACGGCAACAAGAGCCAGGGCGCACGCACCCAGGCGCTGGCCGGCTTCAAGAGCGGCGAGATCCGCGCGCTGGTGGCCACCGACATTGCCGCGCGCGGCATCGACATCGACGACCTGCCGCACGTGGTGAACTTCGAGATCCCGAACGTGCCCGAGGACTACGTCCACCGCATCGGCCGCACCGGCCGGGCGGGCCGCGAGGGCCAGGCGGTGAGTCTGGTCTGCCTGGACGAAGAAGGCTTCATGCAGGAGATCGAGCGCTTCACCAAGGCGGAGATCGCGGTGCATCCGGTGGAAGGCTTCGGCCCGGAATCCGGCGAGAAGGCCGAGCCCATCGCCATGGGCCGCCAGACCCTGTGGGGCGGCGCGGGCCGGCCTCCGAGCCGCGAAGTGATGAACGCTGCCGCGAAGGCGGCTCGCCAGGAAATGATGCAGCGCATCCGCGAGAACAAGGCCGGCAACGGCCCGCGCAAGCCCGCCGACGGCGAGGCGCGCGCTCCGCGCAACGGTTCCGGCAATGGCGCCGGCAACGGGCAGCAGCGTGCGAAGCCGGTGAACGGCGGCCGTCCTCCTGTCAACGGTCACAACGGCCACAACGGCTTCAATGGACAGACCGGCGGCCAGCGCCCGCCGCAGCACCAGGCGCGCCCCGATCGTGCCCTGGACGCCGACCGCGACGATCGCGAGGACGGCGAAGAGCGCGTGCCGCGCAACGTCGACCCGCTGCGCACCAGCCTGCCCACGCGCCGTGACATGACGGGCGTTCGCCGCACGTCCAACAACGGCCAGCCCGACCCCACCCGCACCAGCATCGACAGCATGGGTGCGTCCAATCGCGGCAATGGCGGTGGCGGTAACCGCAATCGCAACCGCGGGGGTGGCGGTGGCGGCGGTGGTGGCGGCTACGGAGCGCGCGGGAACCAGAACCGGCGCTACGGCTGA
- the ettA gene encoding energy-dependent translational throttle protein EttA — protein sequence MAQYVYTMNRVGKIVPPKRQILKDISLSFFPGAKIGVLGLNGSGKSTLLRIMAGIDTEIEGEATAMPGLKIGYLPQEPKLEPEQTVREAVEGGMGEVNEAKQRLEEVYAAYAEPDADFDKLSEEQHRLEAIISAAGAESDTEHLLEIAADALRLPPWDAVIKNLSGGEKRRVALCRLLLSKPDMLLLDEPTNHLDAESVEWLEQYLSRFPGTVVGITHDRYFLDNAAEWILELDRGRGIPWKGNYSTWLEQKEARLEAEQKGEEAHAKAMKKELEWVRQNAKGRQSKSKARLARFEELSDIDYQKRNETNEIFIPVAERLGNEVIEFEGVSKSFGDRLLIDNLSFKVPAGAIVGIIGPNGAGKSTLFKMIAGREKPDAGTVKIGKTVKLSFVDQSRDALANDKTVWEDVSGGLDIITVGKFQMASRAYCGRFNFNGGDQQKKVGTLSGGERGRLHLAKTLMQGANVLLLDEPSNDLDVETLRALEDALLEFAGSVMVISHDRWFLDRIATHILAAEGDSQWVFFDGNYQEYEADKKKRLGEEGAKPKRMRFKALK from the coding sequence ATGGCCCAGTACGTCTACACCATGAACCGCGTCGGCAAGATCGTGCCGCCGAAGCGGCAGATTTTGAAGGACATCTCGCTGTCGTTCTTCCCCGGCGCGAAGATCGGCGTGCTCGGCCTCAACGGCTCGGGCAAGTCGACGCTGCTCAGGATCATGGCCGGCATCGACACGGAGATCGAGGGCGAGGCCACCGCGATGCCGGGCCTGAAGATCGGCTACCTGCCCCAGGAGCCGAAGCTCGAGCCGGAGCAGACCGTTCGCGAGGCGGTGGAAGGCGGCATGGGCGAGGTCAACGAGGCCAAGCAGCGGCTGGAGGAGGTCTACGCCGCCTACGCCGAGCCGGACGCCGACTTCGACAAGCTCTCCGAGGAGCAGCACAGGCTCGAAGCCATCATCTCCGCGGCCGGCGCCGAGAGCGACACCGAGCACCTGCTGGAGATCGCGGCCGACGCGCTGCGGCTGCCGCCCTGGGACGCGGTGATCAAGAACCTCTCGGGCGGCGAGAAGCGCCGCGTGGCCCTGTGTCGCCTTCTGCTGTCCAAGCCCGACATGCTGCTGCTGGACGAGCCCACCAACCACCTGGATGCCGAGTCGGTGGAATGGCTGGAGCAGTACCTCTCCCGGTTCCCCGGCACGGTGGTGGGCATCACCCACGACCGTTACTTCCTGGACAACGCCGCCGAGTGGATCCTGGAACTGGACCGCGGCCGCGGCATCCCCTGGAAGGGCAACTACAGCACCTGGCTGGAGCAAAAGGAAGCGCGCCTGGAGGCCGAGCAGAAGGGCGAGGAAGCCCATGCCAAGGCCATGAAGAAGGAACTGGAGTGGGTGCGGCAGAACGCCAAGGGCCGCCAGTCCAAGAGCAAGGCGCGCCTGGCCCGCTTCGAGGAACTGAGCGACATCGACTACCAGAAGCGCAACGAGACCAACGAGATCTTCATCCCGGTGGCCGAGCGCCTGGGCAACGAGGTGATCGAATTCGAGGGCGTCTCCAAGTCGTTCGGCGACCGGCTGCTGATCGACAACCTGAGCTTCAAGGTGCCCGCGGGCGCCATCGTCGGCATCATCGGCCCCAACGGCGCCGGCAAGTCCACGCTGTTCAAGATGATCGCCGGGCGCGAGAAGCCCGATGCGGGCACCGTCAAGATCGGCAAGACCGTCAAGCTGTCCTTCGTCGACCAGAGCCGCGACGCGCTGGCCAACGACAAGACTGTCTGGGAGGACGTCTCCGGCGGCCTGGACATCATCACCGTGGGCAAGTTCCAGATGGCCAGCCGCGCCTACTGCGGCCGCTTCAACTTCAACGGCGGCGACCAGCAGAAGAAGGTGGGCACGCTGTCCGGCGGCGAACGCGGCCGGCTGCACCTGGCCAAGACGCTGATGCAGGGCGCCAACGTGCTGCTGCTGGACGAGCCGTCGAACGATCTGGACGTGGAAACGCTGCGCGCGCTGGAAGACGCGCTGCTGGAGTTCGCGGGCAGCGTGATGGTCATCAGCCACGACCGCTGGTTCCTCGACCGCATCGCCACCCACATCCTGGCCGCCGAGGGCGACAGCCAGTGGGTGTTCTTCGACGGCAACTACCAGGAGTACGAGGCCGACAAGAAGAAGCGCCTGGGCGAGGAAGGTGCCAAGCCCAAGCGCATGCGCTTCAAGGCGCTGAAGTAG
- a CDS encoding DUF433 domain-containing protein, producing the protein MEPTLVQRDPEVLSGALCFAGTRVPVKNLFDYLEASSSLEDFLHDFPTVTRHQAVAVLEAARVRLGADAPAA; encoded by the coding sequence ATGGAACCCACGCTCGTCCAGAGAGATCCCGAAGTCCTCAGCGGCGCGCTTTGCTTCGCGGGCACGCGCGTGCCGGTGAAGAACCTCTTCGACTACCTCGAAGCGTCCTCTTCACTCGAGGACTTCCTCCATGACTTCCCCACGGTAACCCGGCATCAGGCAGTGGCCGTTCTCGAGGCCGCGCGCGTGCGGCTGGGCGCCGATGCGCCTGCTGCTTGA
- a CDS encoding DUF5615 family PIN-like protein, with translation MRLLLDECVPARLRNALPAHEVSTVPEQGWAGVKNGALLALAAAQFDALITVDKNLPYQQSARNLPVAVVVLDSPSNALSALLHLVPALEAVLTALPMRSYVVVRAEG, from the coding sequence ATGCGCCTGCTGCTTGACGAGTGCGTCCCTGCGCGCCTGCGCAATGCGCTGCCGGCGCATGAAGTCTCCACTGTCCCCGAGCAGGGCTGGGCGGGCGTCAAGAACGGGGCCCTGCTTGCCCTCGCAGCCGCTCAGTTCGACGCGCTGATCACCGTCGACAAGAACCTGCCTTACCAGCAGAGCGCGCGCAACCTGCCGGTCGCCGTGGTGGTGCTGGACTCGCCGTCCAATGCTCTTTCTGCGCTCCTGCATCTCGTGCCCGCGCTCGAAGCGGTGCTTACCGCCCTCCCGATGCGCAGCTACGTGGTCGTGCGGGCCGAAGGCTGA
- a CDS encoding TAXI family TRAP transporter solute-binding subunit, translated as MTRAIRYTLLSMRDLLASAGPFALLAVGLLVLAYLWLDPTPPKRVRLATGPAQSAYEEFGKRYQAELAKNGIEVVLVPSGGSISNERLLRENKADLGFVQGGTASRSGDEAKQAERVQGLISLGSLFLEPVWLFYREDAARKKSRDGTLRSLTDLAGLRVNAGSRGSGVPRLMRQLFEANHIDAASMTVSQLEQTPATVGFLDGQLDVIVFASAPESLMVQMLLQTPGVKLMDFAQSEAYSRRFGFLSPVVLPRGIVDLARDLPPQDVRLVATTTALITREETHPALLQLFSQAARNLHGTAGWFNRARAFPTIEHSEYPISREAERAIQGGQPFLQRYLPFWLANLVERMWLALGIIIAVLLPLSRIVPPLYAFRIRSRVFRWYGQLRSIEDRAVQDPDTVPELLRELEAMDRRVAQVAVPLSYADELYALRANIGLVRGRLGAPVPAAA; from the coding sequence ATGACGCGCGCCATCCGCTACACGCTGCTGTCGATGCGGGACCTGCTGGCCTCGGCAGGGCCGTTCGCGTTGCTCGCGGTGGGCTTGCTCGTGCTGGCCTACCTCTGGCTCGACCCGACGCCCCCAAAGCGCGTGCGCCTCGCCACCGGGCCGGCGCAGAGCGCCTACGAGGAATTCGGCAAGCGCTACCAGGCCGAGCTGGCGAAGAACGGCATCGAGGTGGTGCTGGTGCCAAGCGGCGGCTCGATCTCCAACGAGCGCCTGCTGCGCGAGAACAAGGCCGACCTGGGCTTCGTGCAAGGCGGCACCGCCTCGCGCTCCGGTGACGAAGCCAAGCAGGCCGAACGCGTCCAGGGCCTGATCTCCCTCGGAAGCCTGTTCCTCGAGCCGGTCTGGCTCTTCTACCGGGAGGACGCCGCTCGCAAGAAGTCGCGGGACGGCACGCTGCGCTCGCTGACCGACCTGGCCGGGCTGCGCGTGAACGCCGGCTCGCGGGGCAGCGGCGTGCCCCGGCTGATGCGGCAGCTGTTCGAGGCGAACCACATCGACGCCGCGAGCATGACCGTCTCGCAGCTGGAACAGACGCCGGCGACGGTCGGCTTCCTGGACGGCCAGCTCGATGTCATCGTGTTCGCGTCCGCGCCGGAATCGCTGATGGTGCAGATGCTGCTGCAGACGCCGGGCGTGAAGCTGATGGATTTCGCGCAGAGCGAGGCCTACTCGCGCCGCTTCGGCTTTCTGTCCCCCGTGGTGCTGCCGCGCGGCATCGTGGACCTGGCGCGCGACCTGCCGCCGCAGGACGTGCGCCTCGTCGCCACGACGACCGCGTTGATCACGCGCGAGGAAACGCACCCGGCGCTATTGCAGCTGTTTTCGCAGGCGGCGCGCAACCTGCACGGCACTGCCGGCTGGTTCAACCGGGCCCGCGCCTTCCCGACCATCGAGCACAGCGAGTACCCGATCTCGCGCGAGGCCGAACGCGCCATCCAGGGCGGCCAGCCCTTCCTGCAGCGCTATCTGCCGTTCTGGCTGGCCAACCTGGTCGAGCGGATGTGGCTGGCGCTGGGCATCATCATCGCGGTGCTGCTGCCGCTGTCGCGGATCGTGCCGCCGTTGTACGCCTTCCGCATCCGTTCGCGCGTGTTCCGCTGGTACGGGCAGCTGCGCTCGATCGAGGACCGCGCCGTGCAGGACCCGGACACCGTGCCCGAGCTGCTGCGCGAGCTGGAGGCGATGGACCGGCGCGTCGCCCAGGTCGCCGTCCCGCTGTCGTACGCCGACGAGCTGTATGCGCTGCGCGCCAACATCGGCCTGGTGCGCGGCCGGCTCGGAGCGCCCGTTCCGGCGGCGGCATGA
- a CDS encoding DUF1631 family protein has protein sequence MAKILSMRLGVADDPTALQPSLNDCLSTTLQQAAPLMAEVVDGLVRGAAPVGPQSVAAFQQPEVKEAIAALEGNAKAVAATFAEELSKLVYEGGGKDQSATEVLRYEDLQLFGDDELDQSIEVARAQQEVSLTVDEVLPALDSVVSTLLGWRTIQPGLNPVRPDVFVRALQRTLAKHVPGTAAREALIAPAGGLLGAKLRRLYRELSDWLLSTGVEPAVPIGGKLQQGGGASGAPAAGAMAKTLLTLDRLRKLLAGDFDAPAGKPEFLHTVPASMALLQELKQVDALVKRLEQRPKAPPAPAPDPAEKATIAHESPPPRIGHQLGDEVLRLMFDTLAQDDRLLPAYKAELRKLQPAVQRLAQQDSRFFSDRTHPARQFLDRVTQRSLAFKSESEEGWRRFLESVQYASRWLTESKVLEADTFGEMLEHLQKGWTDHDQSVRHRREDAARALLHAEQRNLLAQKLAADFDNATAGLDVPPFVVDFLKGSWAQVVAEAQLSCTDGSDDPFGYRAMVDDLVWSVQKSTSQRRRARRLAQMVPALVAKVKEGLERIDYPPELAQRFLDNLMALHAAALHDAQEEDRKRAEAIESAQPSQPSEEAGEPWLAESEVQESGWVDHESVLPQDFVFSEMPATAPAAEPVAAGAGELRTGTWADLMVEGQWTRVQLTWASPHGTLFMFTALAGTAHSMSRRTLERLRSSGTLRVIADRPVVDDALDQVAKAALKNSLGKKD, from the coding sequence ATGGCGAAGATCCTTTCGATGCGGCTCGGCGTTGCGGACGACCCCACCGCCCTTCAGCCGTCGCTGAACGACTGCCTGTCCACCACGCTCCAGCAGGCCGCCCCGCTGATGGCCGAGGTGGTGGACGGCCTGGTCCGCGGCGCCGCGCCCGTCGGGCCGCAGAGCGTGGCCGCCTTCCAGCAGCCCGAAGTCAAGGAGGCGATCGCGGCCCTCGAGGGCAACGCGAAGGCCGTCGCGGCCACCTTCGCCGAGGAACTCTCGAAGCTGGTCTACGAGGGCGGCGGCAAGGACCAGTCGGCCACCGAAGTGCTCCGCTACGAGGACCTGCAGCTGTTCGGCGACGACGAACTCGACCAGAGCATCGAGGTCGCGCGCGCCCAGCAGGAGGTCTCGCTGACGGTGGACGAGGTGCTGCCGGCGCTGGATTCCGTGGTGAGCACGCTGCTGGGCTGGCGAACGATCCAGCCGGGCCTCAATCCGGTCCGCCCCGACGTCTTCGTTCGCGCCCTGCAGCGCACGCTGGCCAAGCACGTGCCCGGCACCGCCGCACGGGAGGCGTTGATCGCGCCGGCAGGCGGCCTGCTCGGCGCCAAGCTGCGCCGCCTGTACCGCGAGCTGTCCGACTGGCTGCTGTCCACGGGCGTCGAGCCGGCCGTGCCGATCGGCGGCAAGCTCCAGCAGGGCGGCGGCGCCAGCGGAGCGCCGGCCGCGGGCGCCATGGCCAAGACGCTGCTCACGCTGGACCGGCTGCGCAAGCTCCTGGCCGGCGATTTCGACGCGCCCGCGGGCAAGCCCGAGTTCCTGCACACGGTGCCGGCCTCCATGGCCTTGCTGCAGGAGCTCAAGCAGGTCGACGCGCTGGTCAAACGGCTGGAGCAGCGGCCGAAGGCGCCGCCTGCCCCCGCGCCCGATCCCGCAGAGAAGGCCACGATCGCACATGAATCGCCGCCGCCCCGCATCGGCCACCAGCTCGGCGACGAGGTGCTGCGGCTGATGTTCGACACGCTGGCGCAGGACGACCGCCTGCTGCCCGCATACAAGGCGGAGCTGCGCAAGCTGCAGCCCGCGGTGCAGCGCCTCGCGCAGCAGGATTCGCGCTTCTTCAGCGATCGCACCCATCCGGCCCGCCAGTTCCTGGATCGCGTGACGCAGCGCAGCCTGGCCTTCAAGAGCGAGAGCGAGGAGGGCTGGCGGCGCTTTCTCGAGTCGGTGCAGTACGCGTCGCGCTGGCTCACCGAAAGCAAGGTGCTGGAAGCCGACACCTTCGGCGAGATGCTCGAGCACCTGCAAAAAGGGTGGACGGACCACGACCAGTCGGTGCGCCATCGGCGCGAGGATGCCGCGCGCGCCCTGCTGCATGCCGAGCAGCGCAACCTGCTCGCGCAGAAGCTCGCCGCCGATTTCGACAACGCGACGGCGGGGCTGGACGTGCCGCCTTTCGTGGTCGACTTCCTCAAGGGATCCTGGGCGCAGGTGGTGGCCGAGGCGCAGCTCAGCTGCACCGACGGCTCGGACGACCCCTTCGGCTACCGCGCGATGGTGGACGACCTGGTCTGGAGCGTGCAGAAGTCCACCTCGCAGCGTCGCCGAGCGCGCCGCTTGGCGCAGATGGTCCCCGCGCTCGTGGCCAAGGTGAAGGAAGGCCTGGAGCGCATCGACTACCCGCCCGAGCTGGCGCAGCGCTTCCTCGACAACCTGATGGCCCTGCACGCCGCGGCGCTCCATGACGCGCAGGAAGAGGACCGCAAGCGCGCCGAGGCCATCGAGTCGGCGCAGCCTTCGCAGCCCTCGGAGGAGGCCGGCGAGCCCTGGCTGGCGGAGAGCGAAGTGCAGGAATCCGGCTGGGTCGACCACGAATCGGTGCTGCCGCAGGACTTCGTCTTCTCCGAAATGCCGGCAACCGCCCCGGCGGCCGAGCCCGTGGCGGCCGGTGCGGGCGAACTGCGCACCGGCACCTGGGCCGACCTGATGGTGGAAGGGCAGTGGACCCGCGTGCAGCTCACCTGGGCCAGCCCGCACGGCACGCTGTTCATGTTCACCGCGCTGGCCGGCACCGCCCACTCGATGTCGCGGCGCACGCTCGAGCGGCTGCGTTCGTCGGGCACCCTGCGCGTGATCGCCGACCGGCCGGTGGTGGACGATGCGCTGGACCAGGTCGCCAAGGCTGCGCTGAAGAACAGCCTCGGCAAGAAGGACTGA
- a CDS encoding cation transporter, which translates to MSAHHEHHHHELPPGQAPAGYARALWIALAVNAGMFAIEIAAGLRSGSVSLLADAIDFFGDAANYGVSLAVLALHVTWRARSALLKAASMALFGVAVLARTGWSMWQGVLPEAATMGAVGTLALAANVGVALMLYRFREGDANMRSVWLCTRNDALGNLAVMAAALGVFGSGTAWPDLAVAAGMALLALTSAASVTMQARVELRTAKDKGTQVP; encoded by the coding sequence ATGTCCGCCCACCACGAGCACCATCACCATGAGCTCCCGCCCGGCCAGGCGCCGGCGGGCTATGCACGGGCGCTCTGGATCGCCCTGGCCGTGAATGCGGGCATGTTCGCGATCGAGATCGCGGCCGGCCTTCGGTCCGGCTCGGTCTCGCTGCTGGCCGATGCCATCGATTTCTTCGGCGACGCCGCCAACTACGGCGTGTCGCTGGCCGTGCTGGCGCTGCACGTGACGTGGCGGGCGCGCTCGGCGCTGCTCAAGGCCGCGAGCATGGCCTTGTTCGGCGTCGCCGTGCTCGCGCGCACCGGCTGGTCGATGTGGCAGGGCGTGCTGCCCGAGGCGGCCACCATGGGCGCCGTGGGCACGCTCGCGCTGGCGGCCAATGTCGGCGTGGCGCTGATGCTCTATCGCTTCCGGGAAGGCGACGCCAACATGCGCAGCGTCTGGCTGTGCACGCGCAACGACGCGCTGGGCAACCTGGCCGTCATGGCCGCCGCCCTGGGCGTGTTCGGCAGCGGCACCGCGTGGCCCGACCTGGCGGTGGCCGCGGGCATGGCCCTGCTCGCACTCACCTCCGCCGCGTCGGTCACGATGCAGGCGCGCGTCGAACTTCGCACCGCCAAAGACAAAGGGACCCAGGTTCCGTGA
- a CDS encoding alpha/beta hydrolase: MKGLGATLLVITMAAVALYAAVLALLWWQQEALLFHPQPLPKDYRLATEPDVHEERVQVPGASLSVLHLRLPDPKGVVFFLHGNAGNLAGWFTDTAFYRQAGYDLVMPDYRGYGKSTGRIAGPQQLRDDVRAVWDNVAPRYAGRRIVLFGRSLGTGLAADLAEQLTREGRPPDLTVLVSPYSSLRELTAEFYPWVPGGLLRYPLDTGRHLPNLRGRVLLVHGGEDSLIGVHHSERLLRVLPSAQLLVIPGAGHNDLHLFPRYREALREALLALSAEPPHR; encoded by the coding sequence ATGAAGGGCCTGGGCGCGACGCTGCTGGTGATCACCATGGCAGCCGTCGCGCTCTACGCAGCCGTCCTGGCGCTGCTGTGGTGGCAGCAGGAGGCGCTGCTGTTCCATCCGCAGCCGCTGCCGAAGGATTACCGGCTGGCGACGGAGCCGGACGTGCACGAGGAGCGGGTGCAGGTCCCCGGCGCATCGCTCTCGGTGCTGCACCTGAGGCTGCCCGATCCCAAGGGCGTGGTGTTCTTCCTGCACGGCAATGCCGGCAACCTGGCGGGCTGGTTCACGGACACGGCGTTCTATCGGCAGGCCGGCTACGACCTGGTGATGCCCGACTACCGCGGCTACGGCAAGAGCACCGGCCGCATCGCCGGGCCGCAGCAGTTGCGCGACGACGTGCGCGCCGTGTGGGACAACGTGGCGCCGCGCTACGCCGGGCGGCGCATCGTGCTGTTCGGCCGCTCGCTCGGCACGGGCCTCGCGGCCGACCTGGCCGAGCAGCTCACGCGCGAGGGCCGGCCGCCCGACCTGACGGTTCTGGTCTCGCCCTACTCCAGCCTGCGCGAGCTGACGGCCGAGTTCTATCCCTGGGTGCCCGGCGGGCTGCTGCGCTATCCGCTGGACACGGGGCGGCACCTGCCGAATCTGCGCGGCCGCGTCCTGCTGGTCCATGGCGGCGAGGACTCGCTGATCGGCGTTCACCATTCCGAACGCCTGCTGCGCGTGCTGCCCTCGGCCCAGCTGCTGGTGATCCCCGGCGCGGGCCACAACGACCTGCACCTCTTCCCGCGCTACCGCGAAGCCCTTCGCGAAGCTCTGCTCGCCCTGAGCGCCGAGCCACCGCACCGGTAA
- a CDS encoding P1 family peptidase, with translation MTSSPKVAPQGAITDVPGIEAGHFTDSRRPTGCTVVLAREGAVGGVDVRGAAPGTRETDLLSPSNLVERVHAVMLSGGSAWGLDAAGGAMQWLEEQGIGLEVGPARIPIVPAAVLFDLYLGDARVRPDSGAGRAACEAASSQAPAEGCVGAGAGALIGKLYGVERAVKGGIGTASVRAGGFTVGAIVACNAMGDVVDPETGKVIAGARREDGRTLMDTRRSLLAGEPPLRLVQAANTSIGVVATDAVLTKAQASRLATAAHDGLARSITPAHTMLDGDTLFALGTGASGRPAEMVLLATMAAEAVAIAVVRAVRAATGVSVGGLHVPAMRDLAGP, from the coding sequence ATGACCTCCTCCCCGAAAGTCGCGCCCCAGGGCGCCATCACCGACGTCCCCGGCATCGAAGCGGGCCACTTCACCGATTCCCGCCGGCCCACCGGCTGCACCGTCGTGCTGGCACGTGAGGGCGCCGTCGGCGGCGTCGACGTGCGCGGGGCCGCCCCGGGCACCCGCGAGACCGACCTGCTCTCCCCTTCCAACCTCGTTGAGCGCGTGCATGCCGTGATGCTCTCGGGCGGCAGCGCCTGGGGGCTGGACGCCGCCGGCGGTGCGATGCAGTGGCTGGAGGAGCAGGGCATCGGCCTGGAGGTTGGGCCGGCCCGCATCCCGATCGTGCCCGCCGCCGTGCTGTTCGACCTCTACCTCGGTGACGCGCGCGTGCGACCCGACTCGGGCGCCGGCCGCGCGGCTTGCGAGGCGGCGTCCTCGCAAGCACCGGCCGAAGGCTGCGTCGGCGCGGGCGCCGGCGCGCTCATCGGCAAGCTGTACGGCGTGGAGCGTGCGGTGAAAGGCGGCATCGGCACGGCCAGCGTGCGGGCGGGCGGCTTCACCGTCGGTGCGATCGTGGCGTGCAACGCGATGGGCGACGTGGTCGATCCGGAAACGGGCAAGGTCATCGCCGGTGCGCGGCGCGAGGACGGCCGCACGCTGATGGACACCCGCCGCTCCCTGCTCGCGGGCGAGCCGCCGCTGCGCCTGGTGCAGGCGGCCAACACCAGCATCGGCGTGGTCGCCACCGACGCCGTGCTCACCAAGGCACAGGCCTCCCGGTTGGCCACCGCTGCGCACGACGGCCTGGCGCGCAGCATCACGCCGGCCCACACCATGCTCGATGGCGACACGCTGTTCGCGCTGGGCACCGGCGCCAGCGGCCGGCCGGCGGAAATGGTGCTGCTGGCGACGATGGCGGCGGAAGCCGTGGCCATCGCGGTCGTGCGAGCGGTGCGGGCGGCCACCGGCGTCAGCGTGGGCGGCCTGCACGTGCCGGCCATGCGGGACCTCGCCGGGCCATGA